From one Rattus norvegicus strain BN/NHsdMcwi chromosome 7, GRCr8, whole genome shotgun sequence genomic stretch:
- the Diras1 gene encoding GTP-binding protein Di-Ras1 — MPEQSNDYRVVVFGAGGVGKSSLVLRFVKGTFRDTYIPTIEDTYRQVISCDKSVCTLQITDTTGSHQFPAMQRLSISKGHAFILVFSVTSKQSLDELSPIYKLIVQIKGSVEDIPIMLVGNKCDETQREVHTREAQAVAQEWKCAFMETSAKMNYNVKELFQELLTLETRRSVSLSVDGKRSNKQKRADRIKGKCALM; from the coding sequence ATGCCAGAACAGAGCAATGACTACCGTGTGGTCGTATTTGGCGCAGGCGGCGTGGGCAAGAGCTCCCTGGTGCTCCGCTTTGTGAAGGGGACGTTTCGTGACACTTACATCCCCACCATAGAGGACACGTACCGGCAGGTGATCAGCTGTGACAAGAGCGTGTGCACACTGCAGATCACGGACACCACCGGCAGCCACCAGTTCCCGGCCATGCAGCGGCTGTCCATCTCCAAGGGCCACGCCTTCATCCTGGTGTTCTCGGTGACCAGCAAGCAGTCGCTGGACGAGCTGAGCCCCATCTACAAGCTGATCGTGCAGATCAAGGGCAGCGTGGAGGACATCCCCATCATGCTGGTGGGGAACAAGTGTGACGAGACGCAGCGGGAGGTGCACACCCGCGAGGCGCAGGCCGTGGCACAGGAGTGGAAGTGCGCCTTCATGGAGACCTCGGCCAAGATGAACTACAACGTGAAGGAGCTGTTCCAGGAGCTGCTGACGCTCGAGACGCGCCGCAGCGTCAGCCTCAGCGTGGACGGCAAACGCTCCAACAAGCAGAAGAGGGCCGACCGCATCAAGGGCAAGTGCGCGCTCATGTGA